A single Hippopotamus amphibius kiboko isolate mHipAmp2 chromosome 5, mHipAmp2.hap2, whole genome shotgun sequence DNA region contains:
- the WNT8B gene encoding protein Wnt-8b, translating to MTGPKAYLIYSSSVAAGAQSGIEECKYQFAWDRWNCPERALQLSSHGGLRSANRETAFVHAISSAGVMYTLTRNCSLGDFDNCGCDDSRNGQLGGQGWLWGGCSDNVGFGEAISKQFVDALETGQDARAAMNLHNNEAGRKAVKGTMKRTCKCHGVSGSCTTQTCWLQLPEFREVGAHLKEKYHAALKVDLLQGAGNSAAGRGAIADTFRSISTRELVHLEDSPDYCLENKTLGLLGTEGRECLRRGRALGRWERRSCRRLCGDCGLAVEERRAETVSSCNCKFHWCCAVRCEQCRRRVTKYFCSRADRPRGGAAHKPERKP from the exons ATGACTGGTCCAAAG GCTTACCTCATCTACTCCAGCAGTGTGGCAGCTGGTGCCCAGAGTGGTATTGAAGAATGCAAATACCAGTTTGCCTGGGACCGCTGGAACTGCCCTGAGAGAGCCCTGCAGCTGTCCAGCCATGGTGGCCTTCGCAGTG CTAATCGGGAGACAGCATTTGTACATGCCATCAGTTCTGCTGGGGTCATGTACACTCTGACTAGAAACTGCAGCCTTGGGGATTTTGACAACTGTGGCTGTGATGACTCCCGTAATGGGCAACTGG GGGGCCAGGGCTGGCTGTGGGGAGGCTGCAGCGACAACGTGGGCTTCGGAGAGGCAATATCCAAGCAGTTCGTCGATGCCCTGGAGACAGGACAGGATGCTCGGGCAGCCATGAACCTGCACAACAATGAGGCCGGCCGCAAG GCCGTGAAGGGCACCATGAAACGCACGTGTAAGTGCCATGGCGTGTCTGGCAGCTGCACCACGCAGACCTGCTGGCTGCAGCTGCCTGAGTTCCGAGAGGTGGGCGCACACCTGAAAGAGAAGTACCACGCAGCTCTCAAGGTGGACCTGCTGCAGGGTGCTGGCAACAGCGCGGCCGGCCGTGGCGCCATCGCAGACACCTTTCGCTCCATCTCCACGAGGGAGCTGGTGCACCTGGAGGACTCCCCGGACTACTGCCTGGAGAACAAAACGCTAGGACTGCTAGGCACCGAAGGCAGAGAGTGCCTGCGGCGCGGCCGGGCCCTGGGCCGCTGGGAGCGCCGTAGCTGCCGTCGGCTCTGCGGGGACTGCGGGCTGGCGGTGGAGGAGCGCCGCGCCGAGACCGTGTCCAGCTGCAACTGCAAGTTCCACTGGTGCTGCGCCGTCCGCTGTGAGCAGTGCCGCCGGCGGGTCACCAAATACTTCTGCAGCCGCGCGGACCGACCGCGGGGGGGCGCGGCGCACAAACCCGAGAGAAAACCCTAA